In one Solanum dulcamara chromosome 1, daSolDulc1.2, whole genome shotgun sequence genomic region, the following are encoded:
- the LOC129902906 gene encoding uncharacterized protein LOC129902906 — protein MTISSLVVVLPSPSPPPPTNYKFWSFLNISNNNGKSISIHQPHRFSLRVMNESNRTEVATEDATADKLVDGMDFGELCNEFECISSPSVEATARQLVRDILQLRQGNRALGTFALSVKYKDPVRSFTGRDKYKRPLWITDALQNPKPSVQEMVMLSTSVLNIKWTIKGKPKSLVGSIGGDLIIKVNSRFTLNQISGQVVEHEEQWDLSGSSIIAQAYFWASRRLFATVEAGKDVADILKDLTSKSSKENKNMDVYPDPYGDPAKFFQRDDSFQRDFYQIALLLAVIYFVVQFLRTTL, from the exons ATTTTGGTCCTTCCTCAACATTAGTAATAATAATGGAAAGTCTATTTCCATTCATCAACCCCATAGATTCTCCTTACGAG TTATGAATGAGTCGAATAGAACAGAGGTAGCTACTGAAGATGCAACAGCAGATAAGCTGGTAGATGGAATGGATTTTGGGGAACTATGCAATGAATTTGAATGCATTAGCAGCCCTTCTGTTGAAGCTACTGCTAGGCAGCTTGTTCGAGATATTCTCCAGCTTCGCCAAGGCAATCGTGCCCTCGGTACCTTTGCTCTATCTGTCAAGTACAAG GATCCAGTGAGAAGTTTTACAGGACGAGATAAGTACAAGAGACCATTGTGGATAACTGATGCACTACAGAATCCTAAACCG AGTGTGCAAGAAATGGTGATGTTGTCAACAAGTGTGTTAAATATTAAGTGGACAATAAAAGGAAAACCAAAGTCTTTGGTTGGTAGCATAGGAGGGGATTTAATCATCAAAGTGAATTCAAGATTCACTTTGAACCAAATAAGTGGACAAGTAGTTGAGCATGAAGAGCAATGGGATTTATCAGGATCATCCATCATTGCTCAAGCTTATTTCTGGGCATCGCGACGACTCTTTGCTACTGTTGAAGCTGGAAAAGATGTTGCTGATATTCTCAAAGACTTGACTTCTAAATCTTCTAAAGAGAATAAAAACATGGATGTCTATCCTGACCCTTATGGTGATCCAGCAAAg TTCTTTCAAAGGGATGACAGCTTCCAGAGAGATTTTTACCAAATTGCATTGCTGCTGGCAGTTATATATTTTGTGGTACAGTTCTTGAGGACAACTTTATGA